A single genomic interval of Selenihalanaerobacter shriftii harbors:
- a CDS encoding YqeG family HAD IIIA-type phosphatase yields MGLEKIIRNLLCPDLHHNNIYEVDLEYLKSIGIEGLICDLDNTLLAWNNKIIRPEIEEWIFKVKEAGISVCILSNSLQYRVSKVSNCLDLPAISKAFKPRKRAFKLAMNILEVNPEKIAVIGDQLFTDIYGGNRLDLLTILVEPIAKKELISTKLIRIIERKVKKYLKENQFI; encoded by the coding sequence ATGGGATTAGAGAAAATCATTAGAAATTTACTTTGTCCTGATCTACATCATAATAATATTTATGAAGTTGATTTAGAGTATCTAAAAAGTATAGGAATTGAAGGTTTAATTTGTGATTTAGATAATACTCTATTAGCTTGGAATAATAAAATAATTAGGCCTGAAATAGAAGAATGGATCTTTAAAGTTAAAGAAGCTGGAATTTCTGTTTGCATTCTATCAAATAGTTTACAGTATAGAGTTAGTAAAGTATCAAATTGTTTAGATTTACCAGCTATTTCTAAGGCTTTTAAACCTAGAAAAAGAGCATTTAAGCTAGCAATGAATATACTAGAAGTAAATCCAGAAAAGATTGCTGTAATCGGGGATCAATTGTTTACAGATATTTATGGTGGAAATAGATTAGATTTATTAACTATTTTAGTAGAGCCGATTGCAAAGAAGGAATTAATAAGTACTAAATTGATTAGAATAATAGAAAGAAAAGTTAAAAAATATTTAAAAGAAAACCAATTTATTTAG
- a CDS encoding DUF4911 domain-containing protein: MDTLTIKIEVKKSEMAFVDKILKAYEGLTMVTIIGGEEGLMELGVPPSNKGDVLKILDDLATKVQLEIINIEK; this comes from the coding sequence ATGGACACACTTACTATTAAAATTGAAGTTAAAAAATCAGAGATGGCTTTTGTAGATAAAATTTTAAAGGCCTATGAAGGATTAACTATGGTTACTATTATTGGTGGAGAAGAAGGATTAATGGAGCTAGGAGTACCACCTAGTAATAAAGGAGATGTTTTAAAAATCTTGGATGATTTAGCAACTAAAGTACAATTGGAGATTATTAATATAGAAAAATAA
- the mltG gene encoding endolytic transglycosylase MltG — MGSLLKINSHKRHNSVAVIVMVIFILFLASISYWQEITGPIDKSEFNHYQIRVKPGFSSNQVANLLDKKGLIRDPLLFKIMAKVKGVEAKLQTGYYKLDTSMSINQMLDKLSKGKVIMYQFSIPEGFTIEEIAQRVAGQFEFSADEFLITMKNLEIKNYPFLKDVTEEVNLNNRNYLLEGYLFPETYRIAKGAEVKVIINQMLNEFKDKLNQNLISKIKKSDYNLDQIITIASLIEAEAKYDSERRLVSSVIYNRLEIGMPLQIDATIQYIIPGHKDKILYSDLTLKSPYNIYQNLGLPPGPINNPGLASIKAALNPADTDYLYYFALDNGEHKFSETYRQHIRLQNELKY; from the coding sequence ATGGGAAGTTTGCTAAAAATTAACTCGCACAAAAGACATAATTCAGTCGCTGTAATTGTTATGGTCATTTTTATTCTTTTTTTAGCGAGTATTTCTTATTGGCAAGAAATAACGGGTCCGATTGATAAAAGTGAATTTAATCATTATCAAATTAGAGTAAAACCAGGCTTTAGTAGTAATCAAGTGGCTAATCTTTTAGATAAAAAAGGGTTAATAAGAGATCCATTACTATTTAAAATAATGGCTAAGGTTAAGGGAGTAGAAGCTAAATTACAGACAGGGTACTATAAGTTAGACACTAGCATGTCCATTAATCAAATGCTTGATAAATTAAGTAAAGGTAAAGTCATTATGTATCAATTTTCTATTCCAGAAGGTTTTACAATAGAAGAAATTGCTCAACGAGTAGCTGGGCAGTTTGAATTTAGTGCAGATGAATTTTTAATTACTATGAAAAATTTAGAGATTAAAAATTATCCTTTTTTAAAAGATGTAACAGAAGAGGTAAATTTAAATAATCGTAATTATCTATTAGAAGGATATCTTTTTCCAGAAACTTATCGGATTGCCAAAGGAGCTGAAGTAAAGGTAATTATTAATCAGATGTTAAATGAGTTTAAAGATAAATTGAATCAGAATTTAATATCTAAGATAAAAAAGAGTGATTATAATTTGGATCAAATAATTACTATTGCTTCGTTAATAGAAGCAGAAGCTAAATATGATTCAGAAAGAAGATTAGTTTCAAGTGTAATCTATAATCGGTTGGAAATTGGAATGCCTTTACAAATTGATGCAACAATCCAATATATTATACCAGGGCATAAAGATAAGATATTATATAGTGACTTAACTTTAAAATCACCTTATAATATTTATCAGAACTTAGGTTTGCCACCAGGCCCTATTAATAATCCTGGTTTAGCCTCAATTAAAGCTGCACTTAATCCTGCTGATACGGATTACTTATATTACTTTGCTTTAGATAACGGGGAGCATAAATTTAGTGAAACATATCGGCAGCATATAAGACTACAGAATGAATTAAAATATTAA
- a CDS encoding helix-turn-helix domain-containing protein, producing MDYLNNTPKSRKNKHLNAYERGQIALLHSEGMSAYAIAKRLGRASNTIRNELKRGTVSQIKGN from the coding sequence ATGGACTACTTAAATAATACACCAAAATCTCGAAAAAATAAACACCTAAATGCTTATGAGCGTGGTCAAATTGCATTATTACATTCCGAAGGAATGTCTGCTTATGCTATTGCAAAACGCTTAGGTAGAGCTTCTAATACGATTAGAAACGAGTTAAAGCGTGGCACAGTTTCTCAAATTAAAGGTAATA
- a CDS encoding peptidase U32 family protein, whose translation MKIPELLAPAGNLEKLKIAVLYGADAVYLGGQSYSLRKAANNFTINELKTGLCFAHKRGVKVYVTINMIPHNDDLSGLPEYIKELEKLGIDAVIVADPGVLSIVQDVAPRLEVHLSTQANNVNWKSVKFWGEQGVQRVILARELSLDEIEEINQRVEVNTEAFIHGAMCISYSGRCLLSNYMINRDANRGECAHSCRWKYTLMEQERPGEYYPVYEDDQGTYIFNSKDLCMIEHIPELMTTGLSSLKIEGRMKSLHYVATVTRTYRQALDEWAKGPDNYQFNEEWLVELKKISHRHYTKGFYFGRPGHKEQNYDSSAYYRGFDFMGIVQEYLPETNEAVIEVRNKFFVNDVIEIFGPKTETFIEEIEYIKDEEGEFIPDAPHPHQLITVKVKNPVQKYDLVRREKKD comes from the coding sequence ATGAAAATCCCTGAATTATTAGCACCGGCAGGGAACTTAGAAAAGTTAAAGATAGCAGTTTTATATGGAGCAGATGCAGTTTATCTTGGTGGTCAATCATATAGTTTGCGAAAAGCTGCTAATAATTTTACTATAAATGAATTAAAAACAGGTTTATGTTTTGCTCATAAAAGAGGAGTTAAGGTTTATGTGACTATTAATATGATTCCTCACAATGATGATTTATCAGGTCTACCAGAATACATAAAAGAATTAGAAAAATTAGGGATAGATGCAGTAATTGTGGCTGATCCTGGTGTTTTAAGTATTGTCCAGGATGTTGCTCCAAGATTGGAAGTTCATTTAAGTACACAGGCTAATAATGTTAATTGGAAAAGTGTTAAATTTTGGGGAGAACAAGGTGTACAAAGAGTTATTTTAGCTAGAGAATTGAGTCTAGATGAAATTGAAGAGATTAATCAACGAGTAGAGGTTAATACTGAAGCATTTATACATGGAGCTATGTGTATATCATATTCAGGGAGATGTTTATTAAGTAATTATATGATTAATAGAGACGCTAATAGAGGGGAATGTGCTCATTCTTGTCGCTGGAAATATACTTTGATGGAGCAAGAAAGACCAGGAGAATATTATCCTGTCTATGAAGATGATCAAGGGACATATATTTTTAACTCTAAAGATTTATGTATGATAGAGCATATTCCTGAGTTGATGACTACAGGTTTATCTAGCTTAAAGATAGAAGGTCGGATGAAAAGTCTTCATTATGTAGCAACTGTAACTAGAACTTATCGACAAGCATTAGACGAATGGGCTAAAGGTCCTGATAATTATCAATTTAATGAAGAGTGGTTGGTTGAATTAAAAAAGATTAGTCACCGTCATTATACTAAAGGGTTTTATTTTGGACGGCCAGGTCATAAAGAACAGAATTATGATTCATCTGCTTACTATAGAGGATTCGATTTTATGGGGATTGTTCAAGAATATTTACCGGAGACTAATGAAGCAGTAATTGAAGTTAGAAATAAATTTTTTGTTAATGATGTTATAGAAATTTTTGGCCCTAAGACTGAAACGTTTATTGAAGAAATAGAATATATTAAAGATGAAGAAGGAGAGTTTATTCCAGATGCACCTCATCCACATCAGTTAATTACGGTTAAGGTTAAGAATCCAGTGCAGAAATATGATTTAGTAAGAAGGGAGAAAAAAGATTAG
- a CDS encoding IreB family regulatory phosphoprotein — protein MSKNDRTMMFKVKKEDIKEVSEVLAEVYEALAEKGYNPINQIVGYILSGDPAYITSYQNARSKIRRFDRDEIIEELVRSYLEERETD, from the coding sequence ATGAGTAAAAATGATCGGACTATGATGTTTAAAGTAAAAAAAGAAGATATTAAAGAGGTTTCTGAAGTTTTAGCTGAAGTTTATGAAGCTTTAGCAGAAAAAGGATATAATCCTATTAATCAAATTGTAGGTTATATTTTATCTGGGGACCCGGCTTATATTACTAGTTATCAGAATGCTAGAAGTAAGATTCGAAGGTTTGATAGGGATGAAATTATTGAAGAATTAGTCCGTTCTTATTTAGAGGAGAGGGAAACCGATTAA
- the sigK gene encoding RNA polymerase sporulation sigma factor SigK, with product MIGFLFELSNSLLDGIMVLVSYITNNNVFPHPLDPEDESECLERLSKGEDEAKRTLIEHNLRLVAHIVKKFDNTNEDIDDLISIGSIGLIKAINTYDPSKNVKLATYASRCIENEILMHFRQNKKTRREVLLHEPIGADKEGNEIALIDILGTDFDAVPSEVEFTLDRERLYKKLNELTEREKKVVKMRYGLNNAKKFTQREIASRLGISRSYVSRIEKKALEKLYKIFYQEG from the coding sequence ATAATAGGTTTTTTATTTGAACTGAGTAATAGTTTGTTAGATGGGATCATGGTTTTGGTCTCGTATATTACCAATAATAATGTTTTTCCTCATCCTTTAGACCCTGAGGATGAAAGTGAATGTTTAGAAAGATTATCTAAAGGAGAAGACGAAGCGAAAAGAACTTTAATTGAGCATAATTTACGTTTAGTAGCACATATAGTAAAAAAATTTGATAATACTAATGAAGATATTGATGATTTAATTTCTATTGGGTCTATTGGTTTAATTAAAGCTATAAATACTTATGACCCTTCTAAAAATGTGAAATTAGCCACTTATGCTTCACGGTGTATTGAAAATGAAATTTTAATGCATTTTAGACAGAATAAAAAGACTAGAAGAGAAGTATTATTACATGAGCCAATTGGGGCTGATAAAGAAGGAAATGAAATTGCTCTAATTGATATTTTAGGTACAGATTTTGATGCAGTACCTAGTGAAGTAGAATTCACTCTAGATAGAGAGCGGCTATATAAAAAGTTAAATGAATTAACCGAAAGAGAGAAGAAAGTTGTTAAAATGAGATATGGTTTAAATAATGCTAAAAAATTTACTCAACGAGAGATTGCTAGTAGACTTGGTATTTCTCGTTCATATGTATCTAGAATAGAAAAGAAAGCTTTAGAAAAATTATATAAAATTTTTTATCAAGAAGGTTAA
- a CDS encoding O-methyltransferase, whose product MSKNILTEHMQKYMEEITSKRSGDLKRLEEEALARNIPIVEPEIGEFLSLLVSIHQSENILELGTATGYSTLWLAKANQANIVTIELKERDAKVARKNFKELGLEDRVELLVGDAIEIMPTLEKEFDLIFIDAAKGQYMNYLEHSLELVADGGIIVADNILFKGMVSTDELMHPRYDTLTYRLREYIKAVMNHSKLDSSILPLGDGLAVSLKK is encoded by the coding sequence ATGAGTAAAAACATTTTAACTGAGCATATGCAAAAGTATATGGAGGAAATCACATCAAAGCGTAGTGGAGATTTAAAACGGTTAGAAGAAGAGGCCTTAGCTCGAAACATCCCTATAGTTGAGCCTGAGATAGGTGAGTTTTTATCTTTATTAGTTTCTATTCATCAATCAGAAAATATATTAGAATTAGGTACAGCTACAGGTTATTCTACTTTATGGTTAGCTAAGGCTAATCAAGCTAATATAGTAACTATTGAATTAAAAGAACGTGATGCTAAAGTAGCTAGAAAGAATTTTAAAGAGTTAGGTTTAGAAGATAGAGTTGAATTATTAGTAGGAGATGCGATAGAGATAATGCCTACTTTAGAGAAAGAGTTTGACTTAATTTTCATTGATGCTGCTAAAGGTCAATATATGAATTATTTAGAACACTCTTTAGAGTTAGTTGCTGATGGAGGAATAATTGTAGCAGATAATATTTTATTTAAGGGTATGGTTAGTACTGATGAACTAATGCACCCTAGGTATGATACATTAACTTATCGATTACGAGAATATATAAAAGCAGTAATGAATCATTCAAAATTAGATTCATCTATATTACCATTAGGTGATGGACTAGCAGTTAGTTTAAAAAAATAA
- a CDS encoding DUF1292 domain-containing protein → MAEEGKINKFNLEEGVAVLEEVDGTEIKFSIEDELEIEGNQYFILVREDELDLGEGYALKLTTDDSGTEVLLPIDNEEELAKVQNEIERLYQ, encoded by the coding sequence ATGGCTGAAGAGGGAAAGATTAATAAGTTTAATTTGGAAGAAGGAGTTGCTGTTTTAGAAGAGGTTGATGGCACAGAGATTAAATTTTCAATTGAAGATGAATTGGAGATTGAAGGAAATCAATACTTTATTCTAGTTAGGGAAGATGAACTAGATTTAGGAGAAGGTTATGCTCTTAAGTTAACAACGGATGATTCAGGGACAGAAGTATTACTGCCTATTGATAATGAAGAAGAATTAGCAAAAGTTCAAAATGAAATTGAGAGATTATACCAGTAA
- a CDS encoding cell wall hydrolase, whose protein sequence is MKMRTLSRYHKLLIFLIIILLVSIFIEKEGVKASSNYDSVLGARSLRYGDEGVDVAGLQIQLRVLGYYDGGIDGLFGKETVKAIKKFQSEINLKPDGIVGQKTFNSLEINNYFLQNNFSKKQVMTLASAINGEARGESYRGQVAVGAVILNRVDSDKFPNSIEGVIYDERQFTSVADGQIKLSPTETSIKAAEAALMGYDPTSRALFFYNPKIATKVKWISSRPVVVKIDNHVFAD, encoded by the coding sequence ATGAAGATGAGAACACTTTCAAGATATCATAAATTATTAATATTTTTAATAATTATTCTATTAGTGTCAATATTCATTGAAAAAGAAGGAGTAAAGGCTAGCAGTAATTATGATTCTGTACTAGGAGCAAGAAGTTTAAGATATGGTGATGAAGGAGTAGATGTGGCTGGGTTACAGATTCAATTAAGAGTTTTAGGATATTATGATGGTGGTATAGATGGTCTTTTTGGGAAAGAAACAGTAAAAGCTATCAAAAAGTTTCAAAGCGAAATAAATTTAAAGCCTGATGGAATTGTTGGACAAAAAACTTTTAATTCTTTAGAAATTAATAATTATTTTCTGCAGAATAACTTTTCTAAAAAACAAGTAATGACCCTAGCTAGTGCTATTAATGGAGAAGCTAGGGGAGAATCTTATAGAGGTCAGGTAGCTGTAGGAGCAGTTATTTTAAATAGAGTAGATAGTGATAAATTTCCAAATAGTATTGAAGGAGTTATTTATGACGAAAGACAATTTACTTCTGTAGCAGATGGGCAGATTAAGTTATCTCCTACTGAGACATCTATTAAAGCCGCTGAAGCTGCTTTAATGGGATACGACCCAACTAGTCGTGCTTTATTCTTTTATAATCCTAAAATTGCAACAAAGGTTAAATGGATTTCTTCACGTCCAGTAGTTGTTAAAATCGATAATCATGTTTTTGCTGATTAA
- a CDS encoding DUF4258 domain-containing protein yields MLLAECFLDSRYFRIESTTHALQRMKERAIESDVVTGIILSLGDKLLNYNNSGDEIAIVDQENNLAVIIEVRECKAVVITVIDRANIHIKDGTLLEEIA; encoded by the coding sequence ATGTTGCTAGCAGAGTGCTTTTTAGACAGTCGTTACTTTCGAATAGAGAGTACTACTCATGCTCTCCAGAGAATGAAAGAACGAGCAATTGAAAGCGATGTAGTGACAGGGATTATTCTTAGTTTAGGTGACAAATTGCTGAATTATAATAATTCTGGTGATGAAATAGCAATTGTGGACCAAGAGAATAATCTGGCTGTAATAATTGAAGTGAGAGAATGTAAGGCAGTAGTAATTACAGTGATTGACAGGGCTAATATACATATTAAGGATGGTACATTATTAGAAGAGATTGCTTAA
- the ruvX gene encoding Holliday junction resolvase RuvX, with the protein MRILGLDLGDKRIGVAVSDALGLTAQGKKVIKNTSLDDVITELKSLIEEYTIDKIVVGLPKNMNGTLGPRAEKTLVFIDSLKEKIDLPIITWDERLSTAAAERTLIEADISRRKRKKVIDKMAAVVILQNYLDGQ; encoded by the coding sequence ATGAGAATATTAGGATTGGACCTTGGAGATAAAAGGATAGGTGTAGCAGTTAGTGATGCTTTAGGATTAACTGCTCAAGGAAAAAAGGTTATCAAGAATACTTCACTAGATGACGTAATAACAGAATTAAAGTCCTTAATTGAGGAGTATACTATTGATAAGATCGTTGTAGGACTACCTAAAAATATGAATGGAACATTAGGTCCAAGAGCTGAAAAGACTTTAGTATTTATAGATTCATTAAAAGAAAAGATAGATCTACCAATTATTACTTGGGATGAAAGATTGTCAACAGCTGCTGCAGAAAGAACTTTAATAGAGGCAGATATTAGTAGAAGAAAAAGAAAAAAAGTAATTGATAAGATGGCAGCAGTGGTCATTTTACAGAACTATTTAGATGGTCAATAG